Proteins co-encoded in one Opitutus terrae PB90-1 genomic window:
- a CDS encoding VOC family protein translates to MKFEHFALNVPDVRAMAGWYVEHLGFAIARSRADAPFTHFLKDETGRVIVELYTNPAAAIPDYRAAHPLCFHIAVVAADARAERARLQKAGATFEAQDLLPDGSILFMLRDPWGVPLQLCQRVQPLGG, encoded by the coding sequence ATGAAATTCGAGCATTTTGCCCTCAATGTTCCGGACGTGCGTGCGATGGCCGGCTGGTATGTCGAGCATCTGGGTTTCGCCATCGCGCGGTCCCGGGCGGATGCGCCGTTCACGCATTTCCTCAAGGACGAAACCGGCCGCGTGATCGTGGAGCTTTACACGAATCCGGCGGCAGCGATTCCCGACTATCGTGCGGCGCATCCGCTGTGCTTTCATATCGCGGTGGTGGCGGCCGATGCGCGAGCGGAACGCGCGCGACTGCAGAAAGCCGGAGCGACGTTCGAAGCGCAGGACCTCCTGCCCGATGGCTCGATCCTGTTCATGCTGCGAGATCCGTGGGGCGTGCCGCTGCAGCTGTGTCAGCGGGTGCAGCCGCTGGGAGGGTAG
- a CDS encoding pyridoxamine 5'-phosphate oxidase family protein, which produces MRREFLRTLATPTVQAAQARYYGTSRVPAPGPVTQSLGSEEQAFIAARDSFYLATVSENGWPYVQHRGGPKGFLRVVGPAQLAFADYNGNRQLLTTGNVQAHRRVALFLMDYAARERLKILGHARVLPATEAGEWIPQLAVPPRTVVERVFLIDVVGFDWNCPKYITPRFTAEEVTAMTAPLRERIAELERALAERRSAQGSVVAARLPET; this is translated from the coding sequence ATGCGCCGCGAATTTCTTCGCACCCTGGCGACGCCCACGGTTCAGGCCGCGCAGGCGCGTTACTACGGGACCAGCCGTGTTCCTGCGCCGGGACCCGTGACGCAGTCGCTCGGCTCCGAGGAGCAGGCCTTCATCGCCGCTCGTGACAGTTTTTATCTCGCGACCGTGAGCGAGAATGGCTGGCCGTACGTGCAGCACCGCGGCGGACCGAAGGGGTTTTTGCGGGTGGTGGGACCGGCGCAGCTCGCGTTCGCCGACTACAACGGGAACCGTCAGCTGCTCACGACGGGAAACGTGCAGGCGCACCGGCGCGTTGCGCTCTTCCTGATGGACTACGCGGCGCGCGAGCGGTTGAAGATTCTCGGCCACGCGCGGGTGTTACCGGCGACCGAGGCGGGCGAGTGGATCCCGCAACTCGCCGTGCCGCCACGAACGGTGGTCGAGCGCGTGTTCCTGATCGACGTCGTGGGGTTCGATTGGAACTGCCCGAAGTACATCACCCCCCGATTCACCGCCGAGGAAGTCACCGCGATGACTGCGCCGCTGCGCGAACGAATCGCCGAACTCGAACGCGCGCTCGCGGAACGCCGGAGCGCGCAGGGCTCGGTCGTAGCGGCGCGTTTGCCCGAAACCTGA
- a CDS encoding TetR/AcrR family transcriptional regulator yields the protein MSSTASPAPASTPKRDRLLDVANRLFYRQGYHATGIDTILAEAELAKMTLYHHFASKEELIVAALERRSQAIGGALAAAMQAAGSSPRKRLQALFDWHAEWFADRQFNGCAFMRAVGEYPELKSPVHQAVRKHKQASRARLEQLLSEMKLPGAAALAQQIQLLLEGAIAIAHTEGDPASIEAARTAAFELIKAAER from the coding sequence ATGTCATCAACCGCTTCCCCGGCTCCAGCCAGCACGCCCAAACGCGATCGGCTGCTCGATGTCGCGAACCGGCTGTTCTACCGGCAGGGCTATCACGCGACCGGCATCGATACGATCCTGGCCGAGGCGGAGCTCGCGAAGATGACGCTCTATCATCACTTCGCCTCGAAGGAGGAGCTGATCGTTGCCGCGCTGGAGCGCCGCTCGCAGGCGATCGGCGGGGCACTGGCCGCCGCCATGCAGGCCGCCGGCTCATCGCCGCGCAAGCGGCTGCAGGCATTGTTCGACTGGCACGCCGAGTGGTTCGCCGACCGGCAGTTCAACGGCTGTGCCTTCATGCGCGCGGTCGGTGAGTATCCCGAGCTCAAATCGCCGGTGCATCAGGCCGTCCGGAAGCACAAGCAGGCGAGCCGCGCCCGGCTCGAGCAGCTGCTAAGCGAGATGAAGTTGCCCGGCGCCGCGGCGCTGGCGCAGCAGATTCAGCTGCTGCTGGAAGGCGCGATCGCGATCGCGCACACGGAGGGCGATCCCGCGAGCATCGAGGCGGCGCGCACCGCGGCCTTCGAGCTGATCAAGGCTGCCGAGCGCTGA
- a CDS encoding PLP-dependent aminotransferase family protein, translating to MHPESVGPDGWRVSRWTAMSNPPSRFARRMQQLRPSTIREILKVTAQPEVISFAGGLPAPELFPVEAVSRAAQAVLADGGSNALQYSESEGYGPLREWIATEMARRGVRASAQDVLVTTGSQQVLDLAGKAFLDPGDVVLTENPTYLAAIQAFQAMEARFVPVPTDAIGLVPEEIPALIAQHRPKFLYTIPNFQNPTGVTLPADRREKLARIAAEHGLTILEDDPYGQLRYRGSDVPPVKHWDTAGRVLYASTFSKIIAPGLRTGWVVAPHEVFLKLLMLKQASDLHTSSFDQRVAHVYLTSGDPMAHVAKIRAAYGERFGVMDAALREEMPKGFSWTHPEGGMFLWITGPKELDALALLEKAVQRKVAFVPGRDFFPGDAGRNYLRLNFSNSTPERIREGVHRLAALCRER from the coding sequence GTGCACCCAGAATCAGTTGGCCCTGATGGCTGGCGCGTGTCACGTTGGACCGCCATGTCCAATCCTCCCAGCCGCTTTGCGCGGCGGATGCAGCAGCTGCGTCCGTCGACCATTCGCGAAATTCTGAAGGTCACCGCCCAGCCGGAGGTGATCTCGTTTGCGGGTGGGTTGCCCGCGCCGGAGTTGTTTCCGGTCGAGGCGGTGAGTCGCGCGGCGCAGGCGGTGCTCGCGGACGGCGGCAGCAATGCGCTGCAATACAGCGAGAGCGAAGGCTACGGTCCGCTGCGCGAGTGGATCGCCACGGAGATGGCGCGGCGCGGCGTGCGGGCGAGCGCGCAGGACGTGCTGGTCACGACGGGCTCGCAGCAGGTGCTCGATCTCGCGGGCAAGGCGTTCCTCGATCCGGGTGATGTGGTGTTGACGGAAAACCCGACCTACCTCGCGGCGATCCAGGCGTTCCAGGCGATGGAGGCGCGATTCGTGCCGGTGCCGACGGATGCGATCGGCCTCGTTCCCGAGGAGATTCCGGCGCTGATCGCGCAGCACCGGCCGAAGTTCCTCTACACGATTCCCAACTTCCAGAATCCGACGGGCGTGACGCTGCCCGCCGACCGCCGCGAAAAACTAGCGCGGATCGCCGCCGAGCACGGGCTGACGATTCTTGAGGATGACCCTTACGGTCAGCTGCGCTACCGCGGCAGCGACGTGCCGCCGGTGAAACACTGGGACACGGCGGGGCGGGTGCTTTACGCGAGCACGTTCTCGAAGATCATCGCGCCGGGGCTGCGGACGGGCTGGGTCGTGGCGCCGCACGAGGTGTTTCTGAAGCTGCTCATGTTGAAACAAGCCTCGGATCTGCACACCTCGAGCTTTGATCAGCGGGTCGCGCACGTGTATTTGACCAGCGGCGACCCGATGGCGCACGTGGCGAAGATCCGCGCGGCTTACGGCGAGCGGTTCGGCGTGATGGATGCCGCGCTGCGCGAGGAGATGCCGAAAGGCTTTTCCTGGACGCATCCGGAAGGCGGCATGTTTCTGTGGATCACCGGACCGAAGGAACTCGACGCGCTGGCGCTCCTGGAGAAAGCCGTGCAGCGCAAGGTGGCGTTCGTGCCCGGCCGCGACTTCTTCCCCGGAGATGCCGGCAGGAACTATCTGCGGCTGAATTTCTCCAACTCCACGCCCGAGCGAATTCGCGAAGGTGTTCACCGGCTCGCGGCGTTGTGTCGCGAACGGTGA